The Bradyrhizobium barranii subsp. barranii genome segment AAACTATGCACTGCTAAGCAACTTTTACGGCCAAACCGACGTTTGATTGCCTTGGACTCCCGGAACCGAGGTGCTATCCCAGCCCAACCTTCCGTGGCCGCCAGGCTCCCCCCACGCGGCCCGCACCACCGCCAAGCGCCTCATTTCAGACGGATTTCAGACATGACGCAAGTCGACCACAACCGCATGGCCAACGCGATCCGTGGCCTCTCGATGGACGCTGTCGAGAAGGCGAAATCGGGCCATCCCGGCCTGCCGATGGGCGCCGCCGACGTCGCCACGGTGCTGTTCACGCAATTCCTGAAATTCGACGCCACTGCCACCGACTGGCCCGACCGCGACCGCTTCGTGCTCTCGGCCGGCCACGGTTCGATGCTGCTCTATTCGCTGCTGTATCTGACCGGCAATGCCGACATGACGCTGGATCAGCTCAAGCAGTTCCGCCAGCTCGGCGGCTTGACCCCGGGCCATCCCGAGAACTTCCACACCAAGGGCATCGAGACCACCACCGGTCCGCTCGGCCAGGGGATCTCGACCGCGGTCGGCATGGCGCTCGCCGAGAAGATGCTGGCCGCCGAATTCGGCAAGAAGATCGTCGACCACCACACCTACGTGCTCGCCTCCGACGGCGACCTAATGGAAGGCGTGTCGCAGGAAGCGATCGCGATGGCCGGACACTGGAAGCTCAACAAGCTGATCGTGCTCTACGACGACAACGGCATCTCGATCGACGGGCCGACCTCGATCTCCGATTCCGTCGACCAGGTGAAGCGCTTCAAGTCCGCGGGCTGGGCCGCCGAAAAGATCGACGGCCATGACCAGGCCGCCATCACTGCTGCGATCACCCGCGCGCAAAAATCCAACAAGCCGACGCTGATCGCCTGCCGCACCACCATCGGCTTCGGCGCGCCGCATAAGGCCGGCACCGCGAAGGCGCATGGCGAAGCGCTCGGCGCCGACGAGCTCAAGGCCGCCAAGGAAAATCTCGGCATCTCGCTCGAGCCGTTCTCGGTGCCGGATGACGTGCTGAAGGCCTGGCGCGCAGCCGGCAGCCGCGGCGCGGCGGCACGACAGGAATGGGAGGGACGGCTCGGTGAGCTCGGCAGCCGCAAGCGCGCCGAGTTCGAGCGCCGTCTGCGTCACGAGCGTCCGGCCTCGCTCGCGAAGGCCGTGCGCGCGTACAAGAAAGAGCTGCTGGAAAAGCCGATGACTGCGGCGACCCGCAAATCCTCGGAAGCGGTGATCGAAGTCATCGCCGGCGCGATGCCGATGGAATTCCTCGCCGGCTCCGCCGACCTCACCGGCTCCAACAACAACAAGGCGAAGTCGGCGACGGCCTTCTCCGCCAAGACACCCAAGGGCCGCTTCATTCATTACGGCATCCGCGAGCACGGCATGGCGGCTGCGATGAATGGCATCTTCCTGCATGGCGGCTTCGCGCCGAACGGCGCGACCTTCCTGGTGTTCACCGACTATGCGCGTCCCGCGATGCGCCTTGCCGCGTTGATGGGCGCCGGCGTCGTCTACGTGATGACGCACGACTCCATCGGCCTCGGCGAAGACGGCCCGACCCACCAGCCGGTCGAGCATCTCGCCGCACTTCGCGCCATTCCGAACATGCGCGTGTTCCGCCCCGCTGACTCCATCGAGGTCGCCGAGTGCTGGGAGCTTGCGCTCAATCGTAT includes the following:
- the tkt gene encoding transketolase, producing MTQVDHNRMANAIRGLSMDAVEKAKSGHPGLPMGAADVATVLFTQFLKFDATATDWPDRDRFVLSAGHGSMLLYSLLYLTGNADMTLDQLKQFRQLGGLTPGHPENFHTKGIETTTGPLGQGISTAVGMALAEKMLAAEFGKKIVDHHTYVLASDGDLMEGVSQEAIAMAGHWKLNKLIVLYDDNGISIDGPTSISDSVDQVKRFKSAGWAAEKIDGHDQAAITAAITRAQKSNKPTLIACRTTIGFGAPHKAGTAKAHGEALGADELKAAKENLGISLEPFSVPDDVLKAWRAAGSRGAAARQEWEGRLGELGSRKRAEFERRLRHERPASLAKAVRAYKKELLEKPMTAATRKSSEAVIEVIAGAMPMEFLAGSADLTGSNNNKAKSATAFSAKTPKGRFIHYGIREHGMAAAMNGIFLHGGFAPNGATFLVFTDYARPAMRLAALMGAGVVYVMTHDSIGLGEDGPTHQPVEHLAALRAIPNMRVFRPADSIEVAECWELALNRIDGPTVLALTRQNLPQLRTNAPNDIPCAAGAYELVAAQGEAKATLFASGSEVEIAVAAQKQLAERGIASRVVSVPSLELLLAQPEAKRAEIIGNAPVKVAIEAAVRWGWDAVIGQDGEFIGMHSFGASAPAKDLYKHFGITAEAAVNAVLKRVS